Sequence from the Castanea sativa cultivar Marrone di Chiusa Pesio chromosome 12, ASM4071231v1 genome:
ATGTTTGAATGTTATGCTTtttacctttgtggtggaccaaatattttgttgtcttcAAATTTTAATCTCAGTTAGGAATGACCTTTAGTccttttcaaaatttgttttgttgctATACTCCTTTTTTCCAGatcttaaagaaaaaattgcatctttaatatttcttttgaatttgattgaaaaatttGCAGGCAAACGAAGGACGCCTTGAAGATACTCAAGAAGCGCTTAGGCAGTAAAAATCCTAAAATACAACTTCTGGCTCTCTTTGTTAgtattttcctttccttcaGACATTTTGGACACATATTTGTGCATGTTTATTTAAGATAAAATTTGCAAATTGCAAAATTGTTCCTTGGTGGTGTTAGTACTTTTGTGTCTGTATGTTATAGCTTATTTTGgacaacttatttttaaaagtggGGTCTGTTTTAACACGTGAGGTTTTAATAAACTGTACCTAGAAGTGAGGCTTAAAAAGCTGTACCTAAATAAGCTGGGGAAAATAAGTTTGCGTTAAATGTGCACTATGCTTTGTTGTTATGGGCAACATAACAACGAATCAGCAATCACCTTACTTCGATGTTTTGTGTTGGGATGTTTTGATCTAGGCATTGGAGACTGTCAGCAAAAACTGTGGAGAGAATGTATTTCAGCAGATCAGTGACCGTGATATCTTACACGAAATGGTTAAGATAGTAAAGAAGAAGGTGCATGATGATTCTCCTGTTTGCTAATACATATCTTGTTCCTATTATTCCAATCTGCTGCTGACTTGTTGCCCCAAGACCCTTGCCCCCTCTGtctattatttttcttgttaacTGTATTTCTAATTCAATTTTGCAGCCAGAATTAAACGTGAGGGAAAAGATACTTCTTTTGATAAATGCATGGCAAGAAGCTTTACCAAGGATAAAGTATCCCCAGTACCATGCAGCATATAATGAAATATTGGTAATTGCTtgtatctttatttatttttcattaagcTTGTGCAGTATATGTCAAGCTTCATCTGTTCTGAAAATTGATATGTGTTAAGTTGTCTATGAATGAGAATGTGTCTCCATCTGAATTTGTTCAACTTCATGATTTGTGCTCAAATTAACACTGCATTGAGTTTATGTCGTTATCTGTTCAAAAGGCTGGTATCATGTTATTTCTATCCATCATGATTATTAGATTAATATAGACAGATGTGAAGTTGCTGGTCGTGTGTACCTATAATCAAGGGAATACATATTCATGATTAGATCTTGGAAAGCCcaaatgtttgtttgttatttttgttgttttttgtttaatttttttaaaagtaaattcATAATAAAGAGACAAAAATTTATGTTGGCTATCAACGTACTGCAACCTTCCCCCTTTCTTTAGACTTGGGATTGGTTGTGAGCGAAATATACTACACTAAGCACTGACTAAGGCAGAATTAATGTGTTATGTAATGTTATTCTGCTGAATGTTTTTGAAGCATCCTAATGTATCCCCCATTTGCACTCTACTTTGTTATTTCCGGTTAAGGTTTTGGTTAACTTTAGTTTAATCCATTTGCAAGACAGAGAACTATAGTGGCTTAATGCAATCATGAGGTGCACTGTCTGCACATAATGTTAGTAGCCACTGCAGCTTTTGCTAATCATCAATCAACAATGCTACAAACACAACTTTTTCACAACATTTGAGGTGGCAGATTGTGAATAGTGAACAACTCTTTCACATGGGACCACcattaacattacttttattttacactaaTAAGAACCTGCCACCTTAGCAGTTGTGGAAAagttgtcaaatttattttttatctagaCTTACtgaatttgtatttattttatttaacctAATGTTGGCCTTTCACTATGGAACTCAAAACTTCTGTTAAACCTGATAAATATTTATGCATGTTGGATCATTTTGCTTGGTGCATAGTTTAGAAGTTATTAGGCATTGGTGCTCGCTAATTTAGTTTTGCCTTGTGTAACTATAAATGCTTTCTCCTTGACTGCTTTTCCTTGAATGTCCAATTTTATTGTTCTACTTATGGAAGTGGCATGCTGTATCATGGTATCCAACTAGCATTACTGATTGTTCCTGTTGTACCTTAGTGGTTGATTGCACTTGCTTGTGGCTGGTGCCAGAAACCTTTCTTCAGAATCATTACTGGCTTTATCTAATGTGTCTGCTGGTGCCCCTTGACTTATTAGGATGATTGGATGGTGAAATGatacatattattattattggatggTGAAAATGATGTGTTGTTTTGAATTATAGAGATTTCTAAAATGTGACAATATAATACACGTGAAGTGTACAAGAACTAAATATTAATTTGTAGGAACAGGCTCTATTTGTTCCttataagttaaaaaaaggTAGCAATGAAAAAGCTACGTAtttcttcctttgtttttctgaattataacatttagaattggctactTTTTTAAGCCAACCATACGCTTTCCTACAAAACGGGCACTTTATCAATTGGCCTTGCTGagcttgcaaaatttctttaaagaaaTGTTGCAGACTCCAAAATCCAGATGTATGGCTTACATTACATATCCAAGTGACAATAAATTGTGTGTATTTTATGATCTAGTCGAAAAGGCACCTGGCTTCCCCATAGGGTGGAGGTCATGGGTTTGAAATTGTATTTctgatcttttttttaaaaaaaaagtgtgttccTGATCATTAAACGCAGAATATATCTAGTCTAGTATAGAGGCTAAGGTTGTGACTTGCTCCATGAGTTTTGGCCTTCCTCCAGTTATGGAAGTGAGGTTCTAAGTTGTGGTTGACAAATAGCATGAGTTTTGGCTATTTgctacattttttaatttatctttcttGCTGTAATATACTTCACAGGGTTGCATCTTTGATATTAGTAAACCAGTTTTTCAATCATTTCTTGCATACCCTTTAATTTGTATTCCTTCATTAATTTACTTCAATCTGGTAATTGACAGTCTGCTGGAATTGACTTTCCACCACGAGATGTGAACAGTGTTCCATTATTTACTCCACCACAGACCCAGCCTGTAGTTCCTCCTGAGTTAGCATATGATGATGCTGCTATACAGGCCTCTCTACAGTCTGATGCTTCTGACCTCAGGTACTGTTTAAACAATATCCTGCGTCCCATATTTTTAGCTTCTTTGTTTATTCATTGTTCATAAATATTCTTTATACTTAAATTGAActtaggtttttgttttttttttaggttggggggggggggggggctttaCTGTACCTTGTTCATTCTACTTAAGTTTGTGTCAAGCATGCCTATGATCTCTGACAGGCATTCCCAACAAATGAAAGAGTTGAAGAACATTCCTAGTTCACTGATTATAGGATAGGATAAGTTCTTATCTTGTTCATACATTTTTGATAATAAGTAATTTAtgtatctattaaaaaaatagtgattcTTATCAATCAAACTTACTACTGCGATGCGAGTTCCTCTACATAACCAAGCCTTGAGATGCTGTTGTTTATGAGTGCCTCCAAATATTGTTAACAACTTTGCACCTGCTGCTGCTTTGAATTACTTTATATGTGTATATGAGGGTCATATGTTGTTCCATTGTCTCTTATAGAttgatgttttaaaatttttgcatATAAGCCATTCACAGGTTGCTAACCTGAAAGAAATTAATGGTCACTAGTTTGAATCTCCGCTTCCCCCTCCCCTTGGGacaaaacttatcaaaaaatattttaatttgactCAGAAGGCATTGTTATGTTTGACAAAAATGCTTTTGGATGAATTTTGAAGTGAATTGATACAAATCAGGTAGAAACTGGTTTCTTTATCCATTTGTCCTTTATATTGGCTAATCATGATTGAATGACCTAAATTGTGCAAGTAGAGGTACTGGTTTGAAAAGGCAAAATAATCAGGAcaaaatgtaaatataaaaCTGTTGATAATGAGCTTGTCCTTTATcttatatgaatataataagtcatcaatttttatatttatatgtgcTAATTATGAACCTATCTGCTGTCTGAAATTAGTTCTCAGCATATATTTGTATCTTTGTCAACGTTCTCGCCTTACATTATTGAAGCAAGTGATATGTAATTTGTATAACAGATGCATTTTactttttggggtatttatggGACACGCTAGCCCAGTTAAATATTTGTTAATCCTTGCTAGATTATGATCAATCTGAACTATGTTTATCACCAGCTTGTCAGAGATTCAAAATGCTCGGGGAATATCTGATGTATTAAATGATATGCTGGGTGCCTTGGATCCTCATAATCCTGAggtaatatattattattatttttttttttcaaactttgcTACAGGCTTATAAGTGACTCTTCTCTAGTCATTTCTCTTTGGAATAATTTATCAGTTGCTTGTTAATAAATCCTTGAAAAGATGTGTTTTCCACAGCAGTGGCtcccttcatgcattacattTATACACttttgctccaaaaaaaaaaaaaaactgtgaaaGCTATTTGGCAGGAAAGACATTTTGTTCAAATAAAAAGTTAACAAGAAAGCAATTTACTCTGTTTTTGGGtgatttaccaaaaaaatgagTGCacgtgtgtgtgagagagagcgaaagatgtatttttatttccttCATAATACAGACTAATAAATAATCCAAACATCTTGATTGTTGTTGGCACTAAAAATACATGATGCATGCTGATTTGTGAATAATCTTTGAGAACTCATGATTCTGCATAATATGGGCAGGGTGTGAAGCAAGAAGTGATTGTTGACCTTGCTGACCAGTGCCGTTCTTACCAAAAGCGTGTCATGCTTCTTGTGAATCATACTGTGTaagaatttgataaaaaatttgtatttccTTTTCATATTGAACTGCTTAATTGACAAGCAGTGTTTTCCTTCACAGAGATGAGGACCTTCTTTGTCAGGGATTGGCATTGAATGATAATTTGCAGCGTGTGCTTCGCCGACATGATGACATTGCAAATGGAACCCTTACGGTAGGAGTAAGAGAAACTGATACACCAGTTGTGTCTCTTGTGAGTGTGAACCATGAGGATGATGAATCAGAGGATGATTTCGCCCAGCTGGCTCATAGGTGAAGGATCTCCTTTAATTTATCCACATACTTTCTCTTCTTTCATTGAGCTCATACTTACCTGGGGCATAACTAGGGCTGTTCTCACTTTATGCAAGTAACTTTGAATTCGCTATGCAGGAAACCGGCCTACACAAAGACTGAACCGGTGCGTGTCAGTCCAGTTCTTCCTCCTCCACCCTCATCAAAGAAACCAGTTGCCACAGATTCAGGCACGATTGATTATCTCAGTGGTGATGTCTACAAGTCTGAAGGATCCTTTGAAACATCAAAACCAACATCATTTGCAGTTCCAATTCATTCTGACAGGAATTCCACCCAACCATTGACTCCAACACGCTCTTCCTCTGCCCCTCCTGAAGACATTAATCCCACTGCATCTATGCCTATGTTCACTGAACAGCCTGTGTATGATGAACAAGTTCGCACAAGCAAATCTGCAGACCCGATGCCTCCAGCTCCTTGGGATACTCAATCTGTTAACCTTCCACCCCCACCTTCCAAGCATAATCAGAGACAACAATTTTTCGAGCAACAAGTTTATTCAGGTGGTGCATCTTATTCAAGTAGCGGATCTGGTTCCAGTTCCTCTTACGACAGCTTAGTGGGACAGACTCAGAATCTCAATATTAATACATCTACCCCACCCAAAGAAGCAAAACCAGAAGATGCCCTGTTCAAAGATCTGGTTGATTTTGCTAAATCCAAATCttcattatcttcttcttcttcttcttcttccaaaccCAATCGGTCATTTTGATTGATTGAGCATTGGACTACACATGATGGTACAGCTTATGAATGTTGTTAGTTTATCAGGTTTTGCATCATATCATGAGATTACTCCTtgttaaataattgttgttaGGAGCTTTGTAATTTCTTTTGGTTTGTCTATTCTGTTCAGCTGGTTTATTTCGAGGTGGACAGCATACTACtgcatatatttatatatattctgaCTGAGTATACTGATGTACCATATTTTGTTCTTTATTCGTTAGTACCTCATTTTTAAGTCTTAGTCTTCTTTCCCTTTTTAATATGTGGCCCCAAATTTACAACTTGGGATGAGCAGTTGTTCCCCCTTTTccccctttatttattttatttttgagtggGAACATGTAGAGAATCTTTGAGTGGGAACGTATGAATCAAAAGCAAGTGTTACAGTCTGCTTGCCAAGCAGAAAGCTAAACTTTGGAGGTCCTGGCATGGTCCTGTATAATGAATTTAGCCCCCAAAAAACCCtcttatatatcaaattatctattttacagtacattttattaaaatatcaatttttttaattgtatttatttCTTCACATATAACAATaactattcaatttttttctttattctcagatacaaataaaaaacaaaatgcaaaataaatactgttagtgtaaatttacacaattaatataataacaaaattttgagCTTAATTGACTAAAATGTTATACTTTTTCTATTAATATAGACACTGAATATGTGATAGCCTGTACTACCTCATGCAAGAggttttgatggtttttttttttttttttttaaatttgaaatttgatggtGAAAATTTTCATAATCCCTTGTCAACAACACCTCCATGAAACAAATGGGTCTATTTGCCTCGACGGCTTGACAGCAACGGTTATGCCACCAAAACGATacaaaataatatgaaatatttctatttatatattGGGGTTGTGgatgtcattaatttttttattaaactcaATGGCCCTTGGGTTTTAATAATTTCCCCTTCCCTGTAatgtaatttttaatgaaaaataataatttttataaatttacaaatagCCCCACCtagaatttttaatataaattgtaATGATTACTTCGTTATTGTTTCCTTTTATTACTCCTTGACCATACAATTTCATCAAATCAAAGTGttatcaagttttatttttctgattctcaaaaaaaaaaaaagttatatttttctaaaattgtccgttta
This genomic interval carries:
- the LOC142619533 gene encoding TOM1-like protein 3, which codes for MATGNAAAWAEKATSDMLIGPDWAINIELCDIINTDPGQTKDALKILKKRLGSKNPKIQLLALFALETVSKNCGENVFQQISDRDILHEMVKIVKKKPELNVREKILLLINAWQEALPRIKYPQYHAAYNEILSAGIDFPPRDVNSVPLFTPPQTQPVVPPELAYDDAAIQASLQSDASDLSLSEIQNARGISDVLNDMLGALDPHNPEGVKQEVIVDLADQCRSYQKRVMLLVNHTVDEDLLCQGLALNDNLQRVLRRHDDIANGTLTVGVRETDTPVVSLVSVNHEDDESEDDFAQLAHRKPAYTKTEPVRVSPVLPPPPSSKKPVATDSGTIDYLSGDVYKSEGSFETSKPTSFAVPIHSDRNSTQPLTPTRSSSAPPEDINPTASMPMFTEQPVYDEQVRTSKSADPMPPAPWDTQSVNLPPPPSKHNQRQQFFEQQVYSGGASYSSSGSGSSSSYDSLVGQTQNLNINTSTPPKEAKPEDALFKDLVDFAKSKSSLSSSSSSSSKPNRSF